A part of Salmo trutta chromosome 15, fSalTru1.1, whole genome shotgun sequence genomic DNA contains:
- the LOC115148947 gene encoding transcription initiation factor TFIID subunit 9, with protein MRGKGTNVKMASPKTVPKDAQVMIQILKDMGITEYEPRVINQMLEFTYRYVTTIIEDAKIYATHAKKNNVDADDIRLAIQSRMDQSFTSPPPRDFLLEVARQKNQTPLPLIKPYTGPRLPPDRYCLTAPNYRLKSIQKKMSSSAGRITVPRLSVGAVSSRSSTPTFGTPSVQSVTTKVGTPMSLSGQRFTVQIPSSQTAASKSSTPSTPMVQNVLINPSLIGSKNILITTNMVSQNLASESLKRKHEDDDYDAL; from the exons ATGCGCGGGAAAGGAACAAACGTGAAAATGGCTTCTCCGAAAACTGTTCCTAAAGATGCACAG GTTATGATCCAAATCCTCAAAGACATGGGGATAACAGAGTATGAGCCCAGAGTGATTAATCAAATGCTGGAATTTACCTACA GATATGTGACAACCATTATCGAGGATGCCAAAATCTATGCAACACATGCCAAGAAGAACAATGTGGATGCTGACGACATAAGACTCGCGATCCAGAGTCGCATGGACCAGTCCTTCACCTCCCCACCACCACGAGAT TTCCTGCTGGAGGTAGCTAGGCAGAAGAACCAGACCCCTCTGCCTTTGATTAAGCCATACACTGGGCCCCGCCTGCCCCCAGACCGTTACTGTCTGACTGCTCCTAACTACAGGCTCAAATCCATACAGAAAAAG ATGTCCTCATCCGCGGGGAGAATAACAGTGCCTCGTCTCAGTGTAGGAGCTGTATCCAGCAGGTCCAGCACACCTACCTTTG GCACTCCCTCAGTTCAGTCAGTCACTACCAAAGTGGGGACGCCAATGTCTCTGTCGGGGCAGCGCTTCACCGTTCAGATCCCATCCTCACAGACCGCAGCCTCCAAGTCCT CCACACCATCCACCCCAATGGTTCAAAACGTCCTAATCAATCCCTCCCTGATCGGCTCTAAGAACATCCTCATCACCACCAACATGGTGTCACAGAACTTGGCCAGTGAATCGCTGAAAAGGAAGCATGAAGATGATGACTATGATGCATTATGA